In Candidatus Eremiobacterota bacterium, the following are encoded in one genomic region:
- a CDS encoding glycosyltransferase family 2 protein translates to GSSDGSREFITQRYGGRVQIVENGANLGFAAACNRAFAATWSEYVFLLNPDAELHDGALREAVAFMDAHPRAGIVGSRIYNYDGSVQQSVGEFDTWAGAFLRSSAWGEWPVFRRFANGASLRDFQYDEPRKVDLAIGAALTLRRAMMDQIGYFDERFFLYHEEVDYAKRAAEAGWETWFVPASEAVHEGMGSARGQYNVEKRKQASRRKYWIKHHGRAWYYGLAGALIGRYALYAGVLAGALVLGRRLLR, encoded by the coding sequence CGGCTCGAGCGACGGCTCCCGCGAGTTCATCACGCAGCGCTACGGCGGCCGCGTGCAAATCGTCGAGAACGGCGCCAACCTCGGCTTCGCGGCGGCCTGCAACCGCGCGTTCGCGGCGACCTGGTCGGAATACGTCTTTTTGCTCAACCCCGACGCCGAGCTGCACGACGGCGCGCTGCGCGAGGCGGTCGCGTTCATGGACGCGCACCCGCGCGCCGGGATCGTGGGTTCGCGCATCTACAACTACGACGGCAGCGTGCAGCAGTCGGTCGGGGAGTTCGACACCTGGGCCGGCGCGTTTCTGCGCTCGTCGGCGTGGGGCGAGTGGCCGGTCTTCCGGCGCTTCGCGAACGGCGCCTCGCTGCGTGATTTTCAGTACGATGAGCCGCGCAAGGTCGACCTCGCGATCGGCGCGGCGCTCACGCTGCGGCGCGCGATGATGGACCAGATCGGATACTTCGACGAGCGTTTCTTTCTGTACCACGAGGAGGTCGACTACGCGAAGCGCGCAGCGGAGGCGGGCTGGGAGACGTGGTTCGTGCCGGCGAGCGAAGCGGTGCACGAGGGAATGGGCAGCGCGCGCGGTCAGTACAACGTCGAAAAACGCAAACAAGCCTCGCGCCGCAAGTATTGGATCAAACACCACGGCCGGGCGTGGTACTACGGTTTGGCCGGCGCGCTGATCGGGCGCTACGCGCTCTACGCCGGCGTCCTCGCCGGCGCACTCGTCCTCGGCCGGAGACTGCTGCGCTAG